In the bacterium genome, ACTCGTCGTCCGCCTTCCATCGAGCAGGATCTCGACAGTTCTTGCTTTGGCTGGGAAGAAGCTTGACATCCTAGGGCACGCGGTGGGGATCGGGGTGCCGACCACGCGCGCGCTGGTTCTGTCATCGGCCCTCTACGCACACCTTGTGACGACGCGCAATGGAAACGACCAAGTCCGTTTCGAGAAGGAAATCCATCATCAGGCCGACGCGCTTGGTGTCAAGGGCAAACTGACCGTCGGGGAGAGGCGCACCTTCGGCGTGCACGGCAAGCAGGTTGTCGGTTACTCCGTCCTCGCTTCCGAATTGACCGCCGAAGAGTCGATCACACTCCAGGAGAACGGCCTCGGTGGCCGGCGGAAGATGGGGTGCGGGTTCTTCAGAAAGCGCGAATGAAGTTCAAGCATCTTCTGGCCAAGTCGGCGAAAGACCCGAAGGCTCCGCCCACGGAAGCAACATTGGTGGGACACACCGAGCGTGTCCTCGACAGTGCCGAGGTATTTGGCGACATTCTGTTGCCAGACATGGAAAGGCTTCTGGGAGAGGCGACCTCTGCCCGCCAATGGTGCGAGGCATTCCGCTGGGCTGCCTGGCTCCATGACCTTGGGAAGGCCAACGACCACTTTCAAAGAATGGCTCGGGACCGGGGCTTCCGGCAGGGCGTTCGCCATGAAGCCCTAAGTTTGATTGCTGCCCAAGATCTGCTCCTCCCTTGGCTGACCCGACGATGGGTGGACTACCCGCCTTGGTTCTCGGCCGCAATCCTGGCTGCTGTGAGCGGTCACCACCTGAAGTTCCCGGACCGAAAGCGAAGACTCGGCACGGAGGTCTGCTTTCTAGGTTCCCATCCGGACATGGTCGCGTACCTGGACGTCGGCGTCCGCCGTCTCGGCCTAGACGACCCGCCGACGTTAGAGGATTACCCTTTCTCGCTGGCGTGCTTCGGTGGTGTAGAGACACGTGTCTCGTCTATCCGGAGATCCTTGGACTCTGAGGAACTCAGACAGCGAAGAGTCTTCGTTGCCTGTCTCAAGGCCGGGCTTCTCTGTGCAGATACAGCTGGATCGGCCGTGCCGGCGGAGAAGCTGCTCCCCGAGTGGTTGCGTGACCGCCTCGCGGTGACGCTCACCCACAAAGGGCTGGAGGACGTGGTGCAACAACGCCTTCAAGGTCGTTCACCGCGCCCCTTCCAGGCGGCGGTTCGCGAAGCCTCGGCAAACACCGTTCTGCTTACTGCTGGTTGTGGCTCAGGGAAGACCGCGGCAGCTTACCTTTGGGCTTCGGAGCGTGCCCGGGAGAAAAGGTTGTTCGTCTGCTATCCCACAACCGGGACGGCGTCCGAGGGCTTCGCCGGCTACCTACAAGATCCGGATTTTGAGGCCGTCCTTATCCACTCACGGGCTCGGGTGGACTACTGCCTACTCGAAAACATGCCGGACGAAACGGAGTCCGTCGGAGAACTCCGGGCTTTGCAGATGGAGGCCGTGGAGACCTGGCCAATTCCTGCTGCGGTTTGCACTGCGCACACGGTTCTCGGATTGCTGCAGAATGTTCGCAGAGGAATCTACGCATGGCCCTCGATCATGAGGGCTGCTTTCGTGTTTGACGAGGTTCACGCATACTCGCCTAAACTCTTCCGGCACCTCTTGGAGTTTCTCAAGACCTTTCCGTCCGTTCCCGTGCTTCTCATGACGGCGACCCTCCCCGGAGGCCGGCGCAAAGCAATCGAGTCCGTTTGTTCCGACCGAGGGGGGCTCGCGGAGGTCTACGGGGCACCGGAACGGGAAGGTGCAAAGCGGTACTCCTTGCACCGGGTTGATGACGAAGGCGCTTGGGAGACTGCCTTTCGAAGTGTGAGCAGGGGAGAAAAGGTCCTCTGGATCTGTAATACGGTGGCAGGGGCAATCGCGGTGGCGCGGAGGGGTGTCGGAGCCGGTCTCCACGTCGAACCCTTCCACAGTCGCTACCGTTATCGTGATCGACTGACGCGCCAGAGACGCGTGGTAGACGGATTCCAGCCGTGTGGCGATGGCATGCTTGCTGTCACCACCCAAGTGGCCGAAGTGTCGCTGGACCTTTCGGCGGACGTGCTGGTCTCGGAGTTAGCGCCGATCCCTTCCCTGATCCAGAGGCTCGGCAGGTTGAACCGGCACGAAGATGTGCCGCTAGCACCTAGGCCGGCCTTCTTCCTCAAACCTGCGAATGGTCTCCCGTACGCAAAGAAGAAGGACGAGCCCGAATACTGGGAAGCCATCGAGGCCTGGTTGGCCCAAGTTGCGGACGGCGCCTCCCGATCGCAGCGAGAACTGGCCGATGCGTTCATTCGCCTGCCTGAGCAGTCGGTGGACGACCAAGCCGCCTTCCGCTTTCACTGGCTCGATGATCCGTGGCTGTCCGAGGCGAACAGAGAATCGTTGACGGAGCCGGGGTACACCATTGAAGTGGTGCGCGAGGAGGACCAGGGAGCGCGGTCGTTAGCCGAAGTGGCTATTCCGATGCCAATTCCGAAGGGGCGTGCTTGGGAGACGTGGGCTTCTCAGGGACGTTATCTCATCGCTCCGAGCGGCACCATCAACTATGATCCTGTGTGGGGAGCATCGTATGGCCGAACAGAGCTTGACCCTCTCGTTATTTGACCCGGGCATGACCCCCCTTCATCGGGTGGGCTTGGCCGGGCTCTATATGACACTTGAGAAGCTCGATCCAAAGAAGTACGAAAAGCTAGGCTCGTGGGAGCTCGAGCCGTCGCGAGTACATCTCAGATGGAACGGGAAGCCGGCCGCGTTCATTGGGGACTTGCTTGAGGATGCCTTCGGGATCGGAGAAGGGGGAGTGATTGAGTTCGCTGCGCATCGCGGCCACCCCATGGGACAAGCGCAGCGGTTCCTCGTTCATTCTGCGATCTTGGGCACTTTTCTTCAACATCCGCTCGTGAAGGGAGTTGAAGGGCCGGTAGCAGTCTCTCTTGATCTTGAAGACAGACAAGTTCTACACAGCCACAGACCGGCCACTTGGTATTCAAACCAGAAAAGCAAGATTCTGTTCACTCGTGCCGGAGATTTCCGGTCGGCAATCGAGCTGGCTGGATGGATTCTCCCAGGCGGAGGGGTTCGTCATAACGAGTATGCGAAGGAGACGAAGGTAACGGAGAGGCCAGAGCTCCTTCTCGCGCTTCTCTTTGCTCCGGCCGCCAGCCTGTACTTTCTCATTTCGCGAAAGGGTAGCGATGGGAAGTATGACCGGAGGTTCTCAGCGGCAGTTGTATTGCCGGAGGTTGTGGAACTCAGGAATTACGCGAAAGCATTTTCCCGCTATCTCGACGCGCCAGCGGAACGGCTGCATGCAAGCGGCCTTGGTGACGCGGGCCTCCTGGGGCTCGCTTCCCTCCAGCTCTATCGGCCAAGTGGCATGATCCAGGCCCTAACCGTAGATTCCTGCACTGTAATTTCAATGGGAACAGTGGGGTGGTCCCGGCAAAAGACCCGGACAGCGGTCGCACATGTCCGGGACGTGGACTTGGTAAGACTCAATCTCTTTGCCATCGCTCTAAGCCAGATAGGCAATCGACTCCTGCTTAAGAAGTCCGGGGGCTACTGGGTTGCCACAAGCCTTAGTCGAGGTCTGATCGCGGACAACATCGCAGCGGGACGATCATGGTTTGACGGCTTCTTTGCACTCATGCAGAGCCAAGAGCTGGCAGGGCTCCTCTCATTCGAAAGAAAGGGGTTGAACAACATGGTTCAGCAGGCGCCGTGGCCCAGGCAAGAAGACAAGTTGTTCGTTGAGGCGGTGCACAATGCGCTGCGGAATCGTTACGGTGCTTTGGCTGCTCGAGCCAAGACACAAGGGAACGCACCACAATTCAAGAGAGAATTCGAGAGGATTCGAACTTCTCTCATGAGGGCGAAGAACAGGGATACCCTCCGGGCTGAGGTCGCCGATCTCTTTGCCCGGGGTGGAATCAATAGGGTACTGCAGGGAGATTGGGAGAAGATCCTTGGGCTATTCGGGGGGGGCGAATGGCAACGCGCCCGCGACCTAGCGCTGCTGGGTCTCGCTTCATACGCGGGCAAGGGTGTCGAAGAGGTGGAATCAGGCGAAGCTGAAGGCGAGGAGGACGAGGCATGAGTCTCCATGTGTTCGGGGCCATAGTGACGGGATATGGCTGCGCCGCCAACAACCGGGGTGAAACCGAAGGAAACATCACCACGCTCCAAAAACTCTTATGGCAAGGTCAGGTACATACAACCGTGTCAGCCGAGGCTATCCGGTGGGCTTTGCGATACTACTGGCAACGATCTGGGAAACCGGTGAACTGGACGTGGAATGACGAGAAGGATGATCACACGTGGCAGGACCCGAAATGGAAAGGGTGGGCGAGCGAGAAAGGGGACACGTTTACCGACGACGACGTTCTCGGTTTTATGAAGGCGGAAGGCGGCAAGACCGAGGGAGAAAAGGGCACTACGACGAAACGCAGAGGGGTTCTTGAGATTGCCCGCGCAGTTTCGACTACGCCCTTTTCCGGCGACATCACTTTCAATGCA is a window encoding:
- the cas6 gene encoding type I-MYXAN CRISPR-associated protein Cas6/Cmx6; this translates as MSDDPKVDLVFLVVGQRIPVDHGYALYAAVSRMLPELHEAQDIALDLVRGRYIGAGLLDITPRTELVVRLPSSRISTVLALAGKKLDILGHAVGIGVPTTRALVLSSALYAHLVTTRNGNDQVRFEKEIHHQADALGVKGKLTVGERRTFGVHGKQVVGYSVLASELTAEESITLQENGLGGRRKMGCGFFRKRE
- the cas8a1 gene encoding type I-MYXAN CRISPR-associated Cas8a1/Cmx1, with the protein product MAEQSLTLSLFDPGMTPLHRVGLAGLYMTLEKLDPKKYEKLGSWELEPSRVHLRWNGKPAAFIGDLLEDAFGIGEGGVIEFAAHRGHPMGQAQRFLVHSAILGTFLQHPLVKGVEGPVAVSLDLEDRQVLHSHRPATWYSNQKSKILFTRAGDFRSAIELAGWILPGGGVRHNEYAKETKVTERPELLLALLFAPAASLYFLISRKGSDGKYDRRFSAAVVLPEVVELRNYAKAFSRYLDAPAERLHASGLGDAGLLGLASLQLYRPSGMIQALTVDSCTVISMGTVGWSRQKTRTAVAHVRDVDLVRLNLFAIALSQIGNRLLLKKSGGYWVATSLSRGLIADNIAAGRSWFDGFFALMQSQELAGLLSFERKGLNNMVQQAPWPRQEDKLFVEAVHNALRNRYGALAARAKTQGNAPQFKREFERIRTSLMRAKNRDTLRAEVADLFARGGINRVLQGDWEKILGLFGGGEWQRARDLALLGLASYAGKGVEEVESGEAEGEEDEA
- the cas3 gene encoding CRISPR-associated helicase Cas3'; the protein is MKFKHLLAKSAKDPKAPPTEATLVGHTERVLDSAEVFGDILLPDMERLLGEATSARQWCEAFRWAAWLHDLGKANDHFQRMARDRGFRQGVRHEALSLIAAQDLLLPWLTRRWVDYPPWFSAAILAAVSGHHLKFPDRKRRLGTEVCFLGSHPDMVAYLDVGVRRLGLDDPPTLEDYPFSLACFGGVETRVSSIRRSLDSEELRQRRVFVACLKAGLLCADTAGSAVPAEKLLPEWLRDRLAVTLTHKGLEDVVQQRLQGRSPRPFQAAVREASANTVLLTAGCGSGKTAAAYLWASERAREKRLFVCYPTTGTASEGFAGYLQDPDFEAVLIHSRARVDYCLLENMPDETESVGELRALQMEAVETWPIPAAVCTAHTVLGLLQNVRRGIYAWPSIMRAAFVFDEVHAYSPKLFRHLLEFLKTFPSVPVLLMTATLPGGRRKAIESVCSDRGGLAEVYGAPEREGAKRYSLHRVDDEGAWETAFRSVSRGEKVLWICNTVAGAIAVARRGVGAGLHVEPFHSRYRYRDRLTRQRRVVDGFQPCGDGMLAVTTQVAEVSLDLSADVLVSELAPIPSLIQRLGRLNRHEDVPLAPRPAFFLKPANGLPYAKKKDEPEYWEAIEAWLAQVADGASRSQRELADAFIRLPEQSVDDQAAFRFHWLDDPWLSEANRESLTEPGYTIEVVREEDQGARSLAEVAIPMPIPKGRAWETWASQGRYLIAPSGTINYDPVWGASYGRTELDPLVI